CGGTGCCGAGTTCCTTGCCCAGCGTCGAGGCGAGCTTTCCGGCCGCCATGACCGAGAGCGTCTCGGGCGCGGAGTTCTCCGTGCTCTCGCTGGCGTTCGCAGTCTGCAAGGTGACACCCGCGGCTACGAGTGCGGCGATGCCCGCACCTGCTACGGCGGCACGCCGCTTGGGTATGCGTCGGTGCTTCAACTCACGTCCTCCTGTGGGGGGTCGGTCCGAAAGGCTGTGGGGGCCTGGCGAACCGGAAGGCGTACGGCACGGGGGACGGCGCACAACAAAAAAGCCGCGTCCGTGCCGGTTGAACAACGCTCACTATCCCGAGGCTTACAGGGGGCACACAAGGTCGACTTCCGGACGCGCGTAGAACGCGGTTGCGCGCCCCCTCACCTTGACCGTGCACAGTCATCCCTGGTGTGTTCGCGCTGCAAACACTACGAGCGGGTAATTCATGAGCTGTCTGTGAGGACTAGTCCTGTCTTGAAATCGACCCTTCGAGGTCCGGATCCAAGCGCGGTTCGGCGGGCGGCAGTTGTTCCTGCGCCGGGCGCGGGGGCACCGCCGGGGCCGACGGCGCCTGTCCCGGCGCCTTCTCCAGGAAGCGCAGCAGTTCCACCGGGATGGGCAGCACGAGCGTCGAGTTCTTCTCGGCGGCGACCGCCATCACCGTCTGGAGCAGCCGCAGTTGCAGGGCGGAGGGCGTGTCCGCCATCTGTTCGGCGGCCTCGGCGAGCTTCTTGGACGCCTGGAGTTCGGCGTCGGCGTTGATGACCCGGGCCCGCCGCTCGCGGTCGGCCTCCGCCTGCCGCGCCATGGAGCGCTTCATGGTCTCGGGCAGCGACACGTCCTTGATCTCGACGCGGTCGATCTGCACGCCCCAGCCGATCGCGGGGCTGTCGATCATCAACTCCAGGCCCTGGTTGAGCTTTTCGCGGTTGGACAGCAGATCGTCCAGGTCGCTCTTGCCGATGATGGAGCGCAGCGAGGTCTGCGCCATCTGCGAGACGGCGAAGCGGTAGTCCTCGACCTGCACGACGGCGTCGGCCGCGTCGACGACCTTGAAGTAGACGACGGCGTCCACCCGCACCGTGACGTTGTCCCGGGTGATGCCCTCCTGCGCGGGCACGGGCATCGTCACGATCTGCATGTTGACCTTGCGGAGCTTGTCCACGCCGGGAACGATCATCGTGAACCCGGGCCCGCGCACATCGGACTTCAGCCTGCCGAGCCGGAACACCACACCGCGTTCGTACTGTTTGACGACCCGCGCCGCCGACATCACGTACACCGCTCCGACAGACGCGAGCGAGACGCCCGCCGCCACCAGCTCCTCGACCATCACGGCCCCCCAGGGTCCGAATCGGGCGCACAGGGTGTGTACTTCGACGGTAACTCCGGGATGTTCGCGTTGGGGAGACGGAGGACGCAGGTGGTCGACGGCGTACGGATGCGGGACGGCCGATGGCTGGCGGTGACGGAGCGAGGAGATCCGGACGGCACGCCGGTGGTGCTGCTGCACGGCACCCCGGGCTGCCGCCACGGCACGGTGCCGGAGGACGTCCTCACCGCGCGCCCCGGCGTGCGGTTCATCTCCTACGACCGTCCCGGCTACGGCGATTCGGACCGCCGGCCGGGACGCCTGGTGGCCGACGCGGCCCGGGACGTGGCCGCGCTGGCGGACGCTCTCAAGCTCGACCGGTTCGCCGTCCTCGGCCACTCGGGCGGCGCCCCGCACGCACTGGCCTGCGCCGCGCTGTTGCCGGCGCGGGTGCGGCGTACGGCGGCGCTGGTGTGTCCCGCACCGCCGAACGCCGCTGGACTGAGCTGGTTCGAGGGCATGGCCCCCTCGAAGGTCGAGGACTTCACCCGGGCCCTCACCGACCCGCTGGACTTCGCCGACCGGCTGGCCGCGCGCGCCGCCGCCATCCGCAGCGATCCGGCCCAGCTGCTGGTGTCCATCCGCGACGGGCTCACCGACTCCGACCGGCGGATCATCTCCGACCCGGCCATCAGCGACATGCTGCTGCGCAACTACCGCGAGTCGCTGAGCACCTCGGCGTACGGCTGGCTCGACGACGATCTCGCCCTGCTCAGCAGCTGGGGCTTCGACCCGGCGGTCATCACCCGGCCGGTGCTGCTGTGGCACGGCGCCCTGGACACCTTCTCTCCCGTGGGCCACTTCAAGTGGCTCGCGGACCAGATCCCCCGGGCCCGCCCCGTCCTGGACCCCGACGCCGGCCACTTCGGAGCGCTCAAGGCCCTGCCCGCCGTACTGGACTGGCTGTGCGCCACACCGGAGTCCAGGGCCTCATGATCCAGCCACCCGGGCTCCCCTCCAACTGCCGTTCCTCTCCCGCATGTTCCCGCCGCACGACAGCGAGCCCCCGCACGCGGGTGCGTGCGGGGGCTCGCCTGCTGCCGGCTGCAGGTGGTGCCGTGCGAGTGCGGTGGTGCGAGGCGGCTGGGAGTATCCGCCGAACGGCCTAGTAGACGCTGACGCCGTAGGCGCTCAGGGCCTCTGTGACCGGCTGGAAGAAGGTCGTTCCGCCGGAGCGGCAGTTGCCGCTGCCGCCGGAGGTCAGACCGTACGCGGTGCCGTTGCTGCCGTAGAGCGAACCGCCGGAGTCGCCGGGCTCGGCGCAGACGGTGGTCTGGATCAGACCGCCGACGACGTCGCCGCCGCCGTAGTTGACGGTCGCGTTGAGGGCGGTGACCCGGCCGCTGTGCGTACCGGTGGTGGAGCCGTCGCGGATGACGGTGGTGCCCACGCTGGGCGTGGCCGCGCGGGTGATGTCCACGCCGTTCGCGGTGCCGGGCCGGCTGACGGAGCCGGAGTAGCGCACGATGCCGTAGTCGTTGCCCGGGAAGCTGGAGCCGGCGGTCGAGCCGATGACCGTGGTGCGGCCGGAGTTGGAGTACCAGGTGCCCGCGCCGTCGGTGCAGTGACCGGCGGTCAGGAAGTACTGGTTGCCGCTGCTGTCCTGGACGTTGAAGCCGAGCGAGCAGCGCCAGCTACTCGCATAGATGGCGTCGCCGCCCTGGATGAACTTCTGGAACTTGCCTTCGGTGTGCTTGATCGTGAGCGCGGAGGCGTTGGCGCCCGCCTGCTCCTTGATCTTGGCTATCTCGGCCTTGGAGACCGTGCTGTCGACGGTGACGACGACCCGGTTGGTCTTCGCGTCGACGGCCCAGGCGGTGCCGGGGATGTCAGCCTTGAGCACCGAGGAGCCGGCGCTCTTGAGC
This genomic window from Streptomyces sp. DG2A-72 contains:
- a CDS encoding slipin family protein — its product is MVEELVAAGVSLASVGAVYVMSAARVVKQYERGVVFRLGRLKSDVRGPGFTMIVPGVDKLRKVNMQIVTMPVPAQEGITRDNVTVRVDAVVYFKVVDAADAVVQVEDYRFAVSQMAQTSLRSIIGKSDLDDLLSNREKLNQGLELMIDSPAIGWGVQIDRVEIKDVSLPETMKRSMARQAEADRERRARVINADAELQASKKLAEAAEQMADTPSALQLRLLQTVMAVAAEKNSTLVLPIPVELLRFLEKAPGQAPSAPAVPPRPAQEQLPPAEPRLDPDLEGSISRQD
- a CDS encoding alpha/beta fold hydrolase yields the protein MVDGVRMRDGRWLAVTERGDPDGTPVVLLHGTPGCRHGTVPEDVLTARPGVRFISYDRPGYGDSDRRPGRLVADAARDVAALADALKLDRFAVLGHSGGAPHALACAALLPARVRRTAALVCPAPPNAAGLSWFEGMAPSKVEDFTRALTDPLDFADRLAARAAAIRSDPAQLLVSIRDGLTDSDRRIISDPAISDMLLRNYRESLSTSAYGWLDDDLALLSSWGFDPAVITRPVLLWHGALDTFSPVGHFKWLADQIPRARPVLDPDAGHFGALKALPAVLDWLCATPESRAS
- a CDS encoding S1 family peptidase, with the translated sequence MRIKRTTPRSGIQRRTRLIAVSTGLVAAAAIAIPNANAADPTTFSASQLKSAGSSVLKADIPGTAWAVDAKTNRVVVTVDSTVSKAEIAKIKEQAGANASALTIKHTEGKFQKFIQGGDAIYASSWRCSLGFNVQDSSGNQYFLTAGHCTDGAGTWYSNSGRTTVIGSTAGSSFPGNDYGIVRYSGSVSRPGTANGVDITRAATPSVGTTVIRDGSTTGTHSGRVTALNATVNYGGGDVVGGLIQTTVCAEPGDSGGSLYGSNGTAYGLTSGGSGNCRSGGTTFFQPVTEALSAYGVSVY